One segment of Solanum stenotomum isolate F172 chromosome 1, ASM1918654v1, whole genome shotgun sequence DNA contains the following:
- the LOC125846315 gene encoding vacuole membrane protein KMS1-like: MVEKLGYKFWSAHFHLVLGYSYCSIHSKIYELQKVHIKSAPYDTIQLRSGPSWLYKDCSEFGSPLFSLPGARVPLTSILYQIQLEAILWGIGTTLGELPPYFICRAAGISGREGDLMEDLDSSSKEDNGIISNHLKQIKKWLLSNRQYLNFFTILVLAPVNPLTFYIFKDLILSL; this comes from the exons ATGGTTGAAAAGTTGGGTTACAA GTTCTGGTCTGCACACTTTCATCTTGTACTTGGGTACTCATATTGCTCTATTCACAGTAAAATCTATGAGCTGCAGAAGGTTCACATAAAAAGTGCTCCATATGATacaattcaattaagaagtggTCCTTCATGGCTGTATAAGGACTGTTCTGAATTTGGCTCACCATTATTTTCTCTACCCGGTGCACGGGTACCATTGACCAGCATACTATACCAGATTCAGTTGGAAGCTATATTGTGGGGTATTGGAACAACTCTCGGAGAGCTTCCTCCTTACTTCATCTGTAGAGCTG CTGGTATATCTGGTCGTGAAGGTGATCTTATGGAAGATTTGGATTCTTCTTCAAAAGAAGATAATGGAATTATCAGCAACCacttaaaacaaataaaaaaatggcTTCTTTCTAACCGACAGTATTTGAATTTCTTCACAATTTTGGTTCTTGCGCCGGTAAATCCTCtcactttttacattttcaAGGACCTTATTTTGTCCTTGTAA